The Chitinophaga pinensis DSM 2588 region CAATATACGCCGCTGCACCGCCTTCACTATGACCGATCAATCCCACCTTATGCGGATTGATGCCTTTATACCCCATCAGCCAGTGCAGCCCGGTTAATGCATCATTTGCAAAATCGGCGGTAGTGGCATCTTCATATTCACCACCGGTGGCTCCCACGCCTCTGTCATCTACTCTCAGTACAGCTATCCCATTCCTGGACAGATAATCTGCAATGACGAAAAACATCTTATGCCCTGCCATCGTACCATCTCTGTCCTGCTTACCTGTACCGGATAACAGTACCACTGCCGGACAAGGCTTCTTTGTATGTGGCATCGTCAGTGTAGCACCAAAATGCACCGTACTGTCTGCATTATAGTAATCGACATTTACAGACTGATACGGCGTATCTGCAGGAAGCGGCTGCGACCCTGGATGAAAGAAAGAAGGCAGCGTCAGTAGTAATGTATGTAAGAAACTCATGGTGTTAAAATTGCAGGAATGCAGTAAACTGCGCTCCATCATATCTCTTTACTTTTTTATTATCAACCATCATTTTGCTTCGCGGGCCAGTGATACCATGGTGCTGATTTCATCTGCCAGCGCACTCGGACTACCATAGTAGCCTACCTGTGCAAAACGGATGTTACCCTTTCCATCAATCACTACCTTGAAAGGTATACCAGAAGTCTGGATGGCTTTAGCATATCCGGCATAAGCGTCTTCACCCTTGTCAAACAGCACTTTGAACGGATATTTTTTCTGCGCGATAAAAGATTTCACTTTAGTTCTGTAGTCCGCGTCTCTCTCCTGCGTATCTACAAAGAAGAACACAACAGAAGTATCGTTTTTAAAACGCTCCTGCGCCATCTGCATACCTGGCATCGCTGCTTTACAAGGACCGCACCAGGTAGCCCAGAAGTCCAGTACCACTACCTTACCGGCCAGTGAAGACAGAGATACCGGTTTTCCATCCATCAGGTCAAGAGAGAAAGGAATAGCAGGACGATTAATCATTGCCTTCTGCACATCTTCTACCAACAGTTCCATAGTGTGCGCATCTTTCAGAGAAGACAACCACGCATCAAATCCATCGGCATTTTTATGTGTGTTCAAGTATTCTTTTTTCAGTAATTCAAAGATGCGGGCAGATGCCTGATTCAGTCGTACGCTGTTATGCAGTACTTCAGAAAGCTCTTTATTTTTACCAGCTTTCAGCAAGAGTTCTGCCTGTAATTCGTTCAGTTTCGCCCGGCTATACTGATATCGTTCCTGGGCATGGTTAGCCAGTTGCATCGCTTCTTTATCACGGCCCGTCTCATGCAATATCTGGGCATGTGTGATCTGATCATTTGCAAATATTCTGTCACACTCTTCCGCCCATTGTTCAGGAGAGTAATAGAAGTACTCCTTCGGGCGATGTGCCTTCAGGTATTCCACTCTTTCCATGATAGCAACTGCAACAGGATAGACCTGTTTTGCAGTCAGTGTTTTCCAGTCTTCGTATGGTATTTCCACCAGCTTATAGTATGCCTGGGCCATTGCACTGACAGGCGCCTTTGCTGCATAACGCGGCAGTAAAGTGCTGTCATTCTTCGCGATGTAGTTAGCGAAAATAGTTTTGTACACACGGTCAAAACTGATATCAGCCAGTTTATCCAGGGTGGCATCCGGTGTATAATCCAGTACGAATTGTTCCGCCATCGCGAAGTTCTTCCTAGGATCGTGTTCACGTATGAATGCCTGATACGCATCCTGCTTACTGAGGATGCCTTTAGGATAGCGCTGGCGCATTACAGTACGGACAGAGTCCGCTTTGCCTTTGTTTTTCAGATAACGCTCTGCAATAACAGCGATCTCATACATTTCCTTTTCTGTCTGATCAGGAAGACTCATGAGATAAGCAGCCGCACGCCGGATGCGTGGTAAGGTATCCGTAGGACCGCCTTGTGGCATCGTCATATTGGCATAGGCGATGATAAAAGGATACGCCAGCGCACGGGAAGCACCCTGCTGATAGCCGATTTCCTGGTTTAACCAGAAATAATAAGCCGTATCACTGATCTGGAAATTCCTGTAATAACCCGGAATCCCCATTCCATATCTTTCGGCACGGAGCATACCATACCCTGCGTAAGCACCTTTGTATTGTCTGCCGGGTTGTGCATTCATGATCACATAACCCGCATCATCGTTGCTGTCAGTCACCTCTCCTGCTCTGAATTTAAAGGCGATCAGACCGACAGTGGAGTCCAGCCGTACATCTGCCTCATAAACACCCTTTACAGCCTGTTTTAAGCGTAGGTCAACTACTGACCAGTGGTAAAGTGTGTCAAAGTAATATGCGACCGCCTTTACCGGTTTGCCTGTCTTTAACAGGGTACTATCAGGACGGTAGGTCACATGCACCTTATCTCCCAGCTTGGGTCTCTCGGGTGACAGCTCAAATTTCTGCTGCGCACCTGCACTTACGGCGGTCATGGAAGCCAGCATCAGCAGCGCAATTCCAGATAATTTCATTGATTTCCTTTTTATGATTCATTGATACTGATCACGGATTCTGTTGAATCTCCGGGTTCAGATTGATGTAGTATTGTGCTATCGGGAATACATATCTGTTACTCGTAGGGTCTAGTCTATAAGTGGCGCCCTGCCAGGTGCGGGTATATGTTTTTCTGAACAGAGGATCGTCCTTCAGGCGACGCTGGTCAAACCATGGCAGCATCCGGCAGAAGAATTCACGGCGACGCTCCTGGATGACTTTTACGATAGCATCATTCACATCGGTCGCTGTCAACACTACATAGTCAGCTGCCTGGAAACGCTTCTCCCGCAGTTTATTTACCAGTTCCATTGCAGCACCGGCATTGTTATTCCTGGCGAGGCTTTCTGCCTTGATCAACATCATCTCCGGTACGGATGTACCAATACTACGGTTCTCGTAGTTGATCCTTTCGTAAGAGAAGAAGCGGCCTGTATAACCAGCTCCCAGCATGGAAGGCGCATCAGCGGTAAACAACTGATAACGCATATCCTTCGTACCCAACAGATCCAGCAGTTCCTGGCTTAAACGCATCGTAGTAGGCGCCCAGGCGAAGGAAGTACCTGCAATTTTACTCAGGATGGTCTCCGGATTATTTCTGCGTAAAGGCACTGCACCGGCAGTCAGGTCCAGCAAAGTAGATTTAACAGCCAATGCACTGTCTGCATACGTACCTGCCGCAGGATAGTTACCCATCAGCAGATACATCCTTGCCAGCAATGACCAGGCAGCCGCTTTCCCAGGCAGTGTATTGTATTGTGTAGTCCGTGGCAATGACAGCGCAGCAGTTTTCAGATCTGCTTCAATACGGCTATATACAGCGGCAACAGTTGCACGGTTCAGTGGCTGGTCCAGAGAAGGCGTGACCAGCAATGGTACGCCCGGATCCGCAGCAGCAGTACCGGCATTGTATGGTTTACCGTATTCATTCACCAGGTTCAGATAAGCATCTGCACGATGGGTCAGTGCTTCTGCCATCAACTCCGCTTTCTCTTCCGCAGTACCGTCTGTTACACCGGGTACTTCATCCAGGATCACGTTACAGTTGTAAATACGTCCATAATAAGTGTCCCAGTCTCTGTCCCTGTCAAGCGTATTTTCATAGATCGGCGTGCGCCAGGTATACGTATTTCTGAAGAAAGCACTGCTGATCGTATTGTTGATGGCTACCTGCTGTGTGCTGTCCGTAATCTCTATATCCTGAGATGCGAGATCCGGCAGATAAGCACCGTATTCATAGGTATCTGTATAATTAAGCAGATAGCGGTAATTGCTGATCTGACCAGGAATCAGCGATCCCTGGGTTTTGATATCTGTATATTTTGAACAACCTGCGGTCAGGATCATCGTACCCAGTACCGCTGCTGCTATATTGATCATTTTCATCATCCCGATTTTTCAGTTGTTATAAACCAATGTTGATCATCAGACTGTAATTCGTCGTTGGCGGCAGGTGCATCACCGTGCTGCTCAATGCCGGAACGAAATCCGGATCCAGTCCTACGTCGTTCTTTTTCCATATCAGTCCCAGGTTGCGTACAACGCCACTTACCTTGATATTCTTTGCAAATACTTTTCCCGCAAAGGCTTCCGGCAACTGGTATCCCAGTGATAATTCACGGAAACGGATGTAATCACCCGGCTGCACATTTACATCTGAGAAAGCATAACGGAAAGCTGCCAGTGGAGAATAAGCATTACCCACAACAGGTACTACTGTCTTTTCTTCATCACCTGGTTGCTGCCAGCGATCAGCAATATCAGCACTCAGGCTGTAACTGAATGTTCTTGTACTTGGATAATTAGATACTGCTGGTTTCAGGAATACATTGCCGAAGCTATAAGTGATCAGCGCATACATTGACCAGTTTTTATAACGGAAGGTGTTATTCACAGAACCGTAGTACGGTGCAGAACGACGACCGGTATATTTCAACGCATCCACACTGGTCACGTTCTGAGACGGCAGTAACTTCTCTCCTTTTTCATTGTAGATCTGTGTGAGACCGGTGCTGCTCAGACCCGCATTCTTATATACCCATACACCATCAGAAGGATAACCATTCAGGACGGTATTAGATAAACTGGAATACAGGGAGGTAGTTGGTCCGAAGCGGTTATCTGTTACTTTATTACTGTTGTAAGAAAATGTCAGACCAACGCTCCATCCGAAGCTTTTGCTGTCTATTACGGCACCATTGACAGCGATATCTATACCACGGTTGGACATCGTCACGCCATTTCTGCTGAGTGTATTATTAGCCCCCACATAAGTCGGATTTATTTCCAGCGGATAAATGATATCTTTTCCCTTTTTGTTATAGACTTCAAACATACCACTCAGTCGTCCATTGAACAGGGAGTAGTCGATACCTAAGTTGGTCACGTAAGTGCTTTCCCAACGGAGGGCAGGATTGGCGTAAGCAGTGATGGTCGCATATGGCAGCCCTGTCTGAAAATCAGAAGTACCTATACCGATATTTGTAAAGGGACGCAGTTCACGGTTGATGTTACCATTCACACCGTAAGTAGCACGTAAGGTCAGATTGCTGATCCAGCTCAGCTGTCTCATGAAATCTTCCCGTGTGATATTCCAGCTTGCACCGGCAGACCAGAAAGGCTTTGCCCTGAATTTCCTGTCGAGACCAAAGTTGTTATAGTCGTCGTAACGCACACTGGCAGAAAAGGTATACCTGCTCATGAGGGTGTAGGCCGCATTACCGAAGTAGGAAAGAAAACGGTTCCTGCGGTCTGTCTGAGAAGGAGCACCCGCAAATACAGAACTATAGAAGATCGTTGAATAAGGGGTCAGGTAATCCACATTCTGCGAGATACCAGTTTCAGGATTATAACCGTACAGCGTGAACGTGGAGGAACCCGCATTTGTTTCGCGTATTTCCGCACCAGCCAGCGCATTCAGTTCGTGGATGCTACCAAAACCTCTGTTAAAGGAGAACTGACCTCTGAGACTATGGTTATCCTGTGTGGTATAGTTGTTTGAAAAGATCGCGCCTTCCGGTACGTTCTTTCTGAGCTGACCATTCTGCATCACTGTACCCTGGTTGAAAATATTACGTGTGTAAAATGATTTCACATCATTCAATACTTCGTTTTTGAAGTTCACACGTTCCACGGCATAGGAACCGTTAAATGTCAGTCCTTTGTAGATCGGAATATTAAGACTCAGGTTACCGGAATAGTTGTTATCGGATGCACTGTTATTGACCAGTTTGAGTTCGTCGATATAGTTGTATGACCAATCTTTATACCCCATTGCGGTCAATGAATCAGCATAGTGTTCGCCTATACCATAGTAATACCTTGTAGGATTACCATTGCCATCTGCGATGGAGTTGTAAGGCAGGAATGTATTCGCACCGTTCAGCAATGCGCCGGCGCCTTTACCATTCTGCTTGTAGTTAAAGAAAGATCCTTTGAGGCTTAAAGCCAGGGTGATCTTTTTAATGATCTTCAGTTCCTGGTTGGCTGTGAGTGTGATCCTTTCGCCTACGCTGCCGACAGTACTCGGACTCTCTTTTGCATAAGAGCCGGATACGAAATAGGTATGCACATCGGAGCCACCGCTGATAGACAGGTTATAGTTCTGACTGGTGGCACGCTGTAACAGGTAGTCTTCTATCTGACCATAGTTATTGATGGATCCCAGGCGGGTAACAGCGGCATCATATTCTGCCTGGGTGATCCTGCCACTACGCAGCTGATAAGCCAGGTCAGTACCTTCGTTGACAAAATATTTAACACCGGAGGTATAGGGATTATAGGTGGAAGCATTGATCACGCCTTTGTCTACCAGTTCTTTCTCATAAGCAAGTACCTGACTGGAATTCATCAATGGCAGATAACTTACAGCTGGCCTGGCCTGTGTGCCGAAACCTGCGGAGAAGTTCACAGCCGGCTGACGCATT contains the following coding sequences:
- a CDS encoding TlpA family protein disulfide reductase; this encodes MKLSGIALLMLASMTAVSAGAQQKFELSPERPKLGDKVHVTYRPDSTLLKTGKPVKAVAYYFDTLYHWSVVDLRLKQAVKGVYEADVRLDSTVGLIAFKFRAGEVTDSNDDAGYVIMNAQPGRQYKGAYAGYGMLRAERYGMGIPGYYRNFQISDTAYYFWLNQEIGYQQGASRALAYPFIIAYANMTMPQGGPTDTLPRIRRAAAYLMSLPDQTEKEMYEIAVIAERYLKNKGKADSVRTVMRQRYPKGILSKQDAYQAFIREHDPRKNFAMAEQFVLDYTPDATLDKLADISFDRVYKTIFANYIAKNDSTLLPRYAAKAPVSAMAQAYYKLVEIPYEDWKTLTAKQVYPVAVAIMERVEYLKAHRPKEYFYYSPEQWAEECDRIFANDQITHAQILHETGRDKEAMQLANHAQERYQYSRAKLNELQAELLLKAGKNKELSEVLHNSVRLNQASARIFELLKKEYLNTHKNADGFDAWLSSLKDAHTMELLVEDVQKAMINRPAIPFSLDLMDGKPVSLSSLAGKVVVLDFWATWCGPCKAAMPGMQMAQERFKNDTSVVFFFVDTQERDADYRTKVKSFIAQKKYPFKVLFDKGEDAYAGYAKAIQTSGIPFKVVIDGKGNIRFAQVGYYGSPSALADEISTMVSLAREAK
- a CDS encoding RagB/SusD family nutrient uptake outer membrane protein; translation: MINIAAAVLGTMILTAGCSKYTDIKTQGSLIPGQISNYRYLLNYTDTYEYGAYLPDLASQDIEITDSTQQVAINNTISSAFFRNTYTWRTPIYENTLDRDRDWDTYYGRIYNCNVILDEVPGVTDGTAEEKAELMAEALTHRADAYLNLVNEYGKPYNAGTAAADPGVPLLVTPSLDQPLNRATVAAVYSRIEADLKTAALSLPRTTQYNTLPGKAAAWSLLARMYLLMGNYPAAGTYADSALAVKSTLLDLTAGAVPLRRNNPETILSKIAGTSFAWAPTTMRLSQELLDLLGTKDMRYQLFTADAPSMLGAGYTGRFFSYERINYENRSIGTSVPEMMLIKAESLARNNNAGAAMELVNKLREKRFQAADYVVLTATDVNDAIVKVIQERRREFFCRMLPWFDQRRLKDDPLFRKTYTRTWQGATYRLDPTSNRYVFPIAQYYINLNPEIQQNP
- a CDS encoding SusC/RagA family TonB-linked outer membrane protein; the protein is MINLKKVAAFCCLLLCSLQIFAAVTRQNQPGISLKEALKNASSRFHVSFIYEDELVANKTAKVLPDASFKNVEGYLDVILKPYHLQFRKLSNTQYAVFAKQPDAAARDKERSKTNQMAPEEAAPSQAAPGQPVRSIQIEIGNGDGEQDNTRFLFGVVTDDNAAPITSATVRVPGTNVMTLTNAQGEFKLKVPLNTRSLQISCVAYETQELQLSRTTYYDVKLKDKTGYLKPVEVVSTGYVNLPKERATGSFGVVTAKELEKVPTANVLQRLEGQVPGLQLQVTSGDNSFVYDNVTPAINSNTRTIGRNDYGVNIRGTTTIRSESMPLVVIDGFPTEMDLKTFNPNDIEQITFLRDAAAASIWGARAANGVIVVTTKKGRMRQPAVNFSAGFGTQARPAVSYLPLMNSSQVLAYEKELVDKGVINASTYNPYTSGVKYFVNEGTDLAYQLRSGRITQAEYDAAVTRLGSINNYGQIEDYLLQRATSQNYNLSISGGSDVHTYFVSGSYAKESPSTVGSVGERITLTANQELKIIKKITLALSLKGSFFNYKQNGKGAGALLNGANTFLPYNSIADGNGNPTRYYYGIGEHYADSLTAMGYKDWSYNYIDELKLVNNSASDNNYSGNLSLNIPIYKGLTFNGSYAVERVNFKNEVLNDVKSFYTRNIFNQGTVMQNGQLRKNVPEGAIFSNNYTTQDNHSLRGQFSFNRGFGSIHELNALAGAEIRETNAGSSTFTLYGYNPETGISQNVDYLTPYSTIFYSSVFAGAPSQTDRRNRFLSYFGNAAYTLMSRYTFSASVRYDDYNNFGLDRKFRAKPFWSAGASWNITREDFMRQLSWISNLTLRATYGVNGNINRELRPFTNIGIGTSDFQTGLPYATITAYANPALRWESTYVTNLGIDYSLFNGRLSGMFEVYNKKGKDIIYPLEINPTYVGANNTLSRNGVTMSNRGIDIAVNGAVIDSKSFGWSVGLTFSYNSNKVTDNRFGPTTSLYSSLSNTVLNGYPSDGVWVYKNAGLSSTGLTQIYNEKGEKLLPSQNVTSVDALKYTGRRSAPYYGSVNNTFRYKNWSMYALITYSFGNVFLKPAVSNYPSTRTFSYSLSADIADRWQQPGDEEKTVVPVVGNAYSPLAAFRYAFSDVNVQPGDYIRFRELSLGYQLPEAFAGKVFAKNIKVSGVVRNLGLIWKKNDVGLDPDFVPALSSTVMHLPPTTNYSLMINIGL